One Coccinella septempunctata chromosome 1, icCocSept1.1, whole genome shotgun sequence DNA window includes the following coding sequences:
- the LOC123314339 gene encoding NTF2-related export protein — protein MDTSLRGKLDQACRVAEEFTKLYYEAVDKRRHMISRLYLDEGLLAWNGSGVSGNEKIQKFHLDLPASDHTLSTLDAQPILDEAVNNQLTFLIQVSGTVRYHDKIPKTFQQCFVVTADGGKWKIVSDCFRLQEPLSDKH, from the exons ATGGATACG TCCCTCAGAGGAAAATTGGATCAAGCATGCAGGGTTGCTGAGGAATTCACGAAACTCTATTATGAAGCTGTAGATAAAAGAAGGCAT ATGATTTCACGATTATATCTGGATGAAGGACTTTTGGCTTGGAATGGGAGTGGAGTGAGTGGAAACGAAAAGATTCAGAAGTTCCATTTGGATTTGCCTGCCAGTGATCACACATTGAGTACATTAGATGCTCAACCGATATTAG ATGAAGCCGTGAATAACCAACTAACATTTTTGATCCAGGTTAGTGGGACTGTGAGGTATCATGATAAGATACCtaaaacatttcaacaatgtTTTGTTGTAACAGCAGATGGAGGTAAATGGAAAATCGTCAGCGACTGTTTCAGACTGCAAGAACCATTATCTGACAAACACTGA